In Mangrovivirga cuniculi, the following proteins share a genomic window:
- a CDS encoding carboxypeptidase-like regulatory domain-containing protein: protein MKNILLIVFLATISFANFSFTNTDRTDDQIFNTNLKLTVLDEMGNPVEGATIKLYENEEDYNASENHIKEVFKTDKRGRVTIKDLDAEKYFVNVEKGDLNNYMTGNIVGPLENAKLNKANIIIN from the coding sequence ATGAAAAACATTTTATTAATAGTCTTTCTAGCGACAATTTCATTTGCTAATTTTTCATTTACTAATACTGACCGGACAGATGATCAAATATTTAATACGAATCTGAAGTTAACTGTATTAGATGAAATGGGTAATCCTGTTGAAGGAGCTACAATAAAATTGTACGAAAATGAAGAAGATTATAATGCCTCTGAAAATCATATCAAGGAAGTTTTTAAGACTGATAAAAGAGGTAGGGTAACTATCAAAGATCTTGATGCTGAGAAATATTTTGTCAATGTGGAGAAAGGAGACCTTAATAACTACATGACTGGTAATATAGTTGGCCCTTTAGAAAATGCTAAGCTGAATAAAGCAAATATTATTATTAATTAA
- a CDS encoding SDR family oxidoreductase encodes MEISLKNRRALVCGSSRGIGKAIAIGLAASGASITLISRNKERLKQVAAELDTSMGQVHDVISADFNEPHLVEKAVNTYLSEGKDIDILINNTGGPSPGLAFESEPALYQNAFSAHLIVNQILLQALLPHMQNQQFGRVINIVSTSVKAPIPGLGVSNTIRGAVANWSKTLSAELAGFGITVNNVLPGLTKTDRLKSLIQSRAEAERISYMEMEDRMMKSVPAGRFAEPEEIANIVVFLASNKASYINGVSLSVDGGKTPVQ; translated from the coding sequence ATGGAGATATCGCTTAAAAATCGCAGAGCTTTAGTTTGTGGGAGCTCCAGAGGTATTGGTAAAGCAATAGCTATAGGTCTGGCAGCCTCAGGAGCGTCAATCACACTGATTTCCAGAAATAAGGAAAGGCTGAAACAAGTAGCAGCTGAATTGGACACGTCAATGGGGCAAGTCCATGATGTAATTTCTGCTGATTTCAATGAGCCTCATTTGGTAGAAAAAGCAGTGAATACCTATTTAAGCGAAGGAAAAGATATAGACATACTTATTAATAATACCGGAGGACCTTCACCAGGTCTGGCTTTTGAATCAGAACCTGCTCTTTATCAAAATGCCTTTTCAGCTCATCTCATTGTTAATCAAATTTTACTTCAGGCTTTATTGCCTCATATGCAAAATCAACAATTCGGTCGGGTGATAAATATCGTGTCTACCTCCGTAAAAGCACCTATTCCAGGATTAGGGGTATCTAATACCATAAGAGGAGCTGTTGCTAACTGGTCAAAAACATTGTCAGCTGAATTAGCTGGTTTTGGTATTACCGTAAATAATGTACTTCCGGGGCTTACTAAAACCGATAGATTGAAGAGTTTAATTCAAAGTCGGGCAGAAGCCGAGCGAATATCTTATATGGAAATGGAAGATCGAATGATGAAGTCAGTTCCGGCAGGAAGATTTGCAGAACCTGAGGAAATTGCAAATATCGTTGTATTTTTAGCTTCGAATAAAGCATCGTATATTAACGGAGTGAGTTTATCAGTTGATGGAGGAAAGACCCCTGTTCAATAA
- a CDS encoding ATP-dependent zinc protease family protein encodes MEIIGRLELVDLPELHLERIEAKIDTGAYRSAIHYKDLKVKTIKGKETLIVTLDLMGDTPIEKRFTDFKVTKVKSSFGDRLKRYFIRTKIKIGHKSKMVDLSFSDRSDMRYPILIGRKVLAKTFLVDVSAKHLHTPHQD; translated from the coding sequence ATGGAAATAATAGGCAGACTTGAATTGGTGGATCTCCCTGAATTACACCTGGAAAGAATCGAGGCTAAAATTGATACAGGAGCGTATAGAAGTGCGATTCACTATAAAGATTTAAAGGTTAAAACAATTAAAGGGAAAGAAACCTTGATAGTTACTCTTGACCTTATGGGTGACACTCCAATAGAGAAAAGATTTACAGACTTTAAAGTAACAAAAGTTAAAAGCTCGTTTGGTGATCGATTAAAGAGGTACTTTATCAGAACTAAAATTAAAATCGGTCATAAGTCCAAAATGGTCGACCTTAGTTTTAGCGACAGGTCTGATATGAGATACCCAATATTAATAGGAAGAAAGGTTCTGGCTAAAACATTTCTCGTGGATGTTTCAGCTAAACATTTACATACCCCACATCAAGATTAA
- a CDS encoding PKD domain-containing protein, whose amino-acid sequence MTTLPVTIQDSQGLTAQLQDTTICPGTITLDPMASGGSGNFSYYWSTDETSPTIDVDSSGIYWVTVQDEITGCATSARSQVTVVGDTLNEQDSYWFFGDGAGIYFDFENGPQVSPGGLTNNLLGGDTYVDNLGRVWFYTDGVNVYNTFGMDNSISHDLMPGGSLIEDGEASQSTIIVDVPGDESMKYIFTTEPYGSSADGTYRLGMTLVDLTEIQNTQIGEAVATEQSSYLFNDVTDAVAISDDDRWLIAHELETNSFLAWEITAEGVGSPIKSQVGSVHGTGSTGEMELYLGGMVDSTEVNWLATTVPGENAIEIFQFNDSTGTISDPVRIDLGSTPFGLEFHSGGRKLAISTSDGTVYEIDLTSFDAAEIQASLTALNATGSAPGGNIGALQTAPNGTIYLAIEGQSQLFPVIAADTGMVSTINYDQGIDTGGTVGQLLPRNRQGGVSLGQTPSIASGPACFGSPTLFTGNYRYDIDTYTWNFGDGNTSTQQNPQHQYSAPGEYIVTLRLTRCGGTVVPDDVLTDTVTVYQLPTDPMLEPSQVLCDEPPLTLDATNGDDNIVYYTWSTRGAVIDSTATLAVPDIGTYEFSIINEGGCETTGEVLVIEPIPLDLGPDAALCEGEELTFDTGIAGNDLHNWYVDGSSLGNNTNTQDVDTSVPGLFEYVVEVRDPASDPAQPCLVRDTVTIQVNQTPLFNLTGNEIVCGANDGQIDLDITSTGTYTFDVTNTGDNTLVTSQTGVTGPVNIPVTGDIPAEIYLVNVVDEQTACAAQDNVTVNSSAFNLTSAVNVECEEGTNSILVGNLPSGMFDFEITNTETNQTEVRSNISSDASGEVLLDGLIYGNYNVSVEHVACNYSFTDLLIENPSNFEIDVQPESTVICRAAGETFTVDAVFLVGDNTNKTFSWFRDGVAFPNGNTQSIEISQSGDYSVEVTDASGCTVADAEFIEVNNNPSAIINQDGNACEGEVVLLASASPTTENYAFRWMRPDGTTATGPSLTITDPAASGTYSLTAISVTTGCENQLSTDVEVYEPLEVFASPNSVQCNDGSDVSFIAQANKTNVTYEWFGVNGNPIPDTNSPTFETNAEGGVISVEVTDENGCSVRENLVINRNPVGTSELQDRAEICSFIGSENPELSTTTLIADLDNEFLTYQWFYEGTPVGTNTPEYTTEVGRPGGEYSVSMENVFGCVVTDSVIVEDNCTPTFGAPNAIRPNSSVDDNQRFKIFPRFVSPDDFELVIYNRWGELIYYTNDIDFEWDATHNGKDVPVGSYVYVATFKSEFDDGEYYNQRGGVTVLR is encoded by the coding sequence ATGACAACACTTCCTGTTACAATACAGGATTCCCAGGGATTAACAGCTCAATTACAAGATACAACGATATGCCCGGGTACAATCACACTTGATCCGATGGCGAGTGGTGGTTCTGGTAATTTTTCCTATTACTGGTCTACAGATGAAACTTCCCCGACAATCGATGTTGATAGTTCCGGAATTTACTGGGTAACTGTACAGGATGAGATCACAGGATGTGCCACATCTGCCCGTTCTCAGGTTACTGTTGTCGGTGATACCTTAAATGAGCAAGACTCATACTGGTTTTTTGGCGATGGTGCCGGAATTTATTTTGATTTTGAAAACGGTCCGCAAGTATCACCAGGCGGTCTTACAAATAATTTATTAGGTGGAGACACTTATGTAGATAATTTGGGTAGAGTCTGGTTTTATACCGATGGTGTAAATGTCTATAATACATTTGGTATGGATAATTCTATAAGTCACGATCTCATGCCTGGCGGATCTTTAATCGAAGATGGGGAAGCATCACAATCAACAATAATAGTAGATGTACCGGGAGATGAATCGATGAAATATATTTTTACCACTGAACCCTATGGCTCCAGTGCAGATGGGACTTACCGGTTGGGGATGACTCTGGTCGATCTTACTGAAATTCAAAATACTCAGATAGGAGAGGCCGTGGCAACTGAGCAATCATCTTATCTGTTTAATGATGTTACAGATGCTGTTGCTATTTCTGATGATGACCGATGGTTGATTGCTCATGAATTAGAAACGAATAGTTTCCTTGCTTGGGAAATTACAGCGGAAGGAGTCGGTTCTCCTATTAAATCTCAGGTGGGATCAGTGCATGGAACAGGTTCGACCGGAGAAATGGAATTGTATTTAGGTGGGATGGTTGATAGCACTGAAGTGAATTGGTTAGCGACGACAGTTCCTGGTGAAAATGCGATCGAAATCTTTCAGTTTAATGATTCAACGGGTACGATTTCAGACCCTGTAAGAATAGATCTTGGTTCCACACCTTTTGGACTTGAATTTCATAGCGGGGGAAGAAAGCTTGCAATATCGACAAGTGATGGTACAGTTTATGAAATCGATCTTACTTCTTTTGATGCTGCAGAAATACAAGCATCTTTAACTGCATTAAATGCTACAGGGTCAGCGCCAGGAGGTAATATTGGTGCTTTACAAACCGCCCCAAATGGAACTATTTATCTTGCTATAGAAGGTCAGTCTCAATTGTTTCCGGTAATTGCAGCCGATACCGGAATGGTTTCCACCATAAATTATGATCAGGGAATTGATACTGGCGGTACAGTAGGTCAACTGCTTCCAAGAAACAGGCAGGGAGGAGTAAGTTTAGGTCAGACACCTTCAATAGCGAGCGGTCCGGCGTGTTTTGGTTCACCAACTTTATTTACTGGTAACTATCGATATGATATAGATACATATACCTGGAATTTTGGGGATGGAAACACATCTACCCAGCAGAATCCACAACATCAATATTCTGCACCAGGAGAATATATAGTTACTTTAAGGCTTACAAGGTGTGGAGGCACCGTTGTTCCTGATGATGTGTTAACAGATACTGTAACAGTTTACCAGTTGCCAACAGATCCTATGTTAGAACCAAGTCAGGTGCTATGTGATGAACCACCTTTAACATTAGATGCAACTAACGGTGATGATAATATTGTTTATTATACCTGGTCTACACGTGGAGCAGTAATCGATAGTACCGCCACATTGGCCGTTCCGGATATTGGTACCTATGAATTTAGTATAATAAACGAAGGAGGTTGTGAAACCACTGGTGAAGTTTTAGTTATTGAACCAATTCCATTAGATCTTGGTCCGGATGCAGCTCTGTGTGAAGGTGAAGAATTAACATTTGATACAGGAATTGCAGGAAATGATTTGCACAACTGGTATGTAGATGGTTCAAGCCTGGGAAATAATACCAATACACAAGACGTAGATACTTCTGTTCCGGGATTATTTGAATATGTAGTTGAAGTTCGGGATCCGGCAAGTGATCCTGCACAACCCTGCCTGGTTAGAGATACAGTAACAATTCAAGTTAACCAGACGCCATTATTTAATCTTACAGGAAATGAAATTGTCTGTGGAGCAAATGATGGGCAAATTGATTTAGATATCACTTCCACAGGTACTTATACTTTTGATGTAACAAATACAGGTGATAATACTTTAGTGACCAGTCAAACGGGAGTAACAGGACCAGTCAATATCCCTGTTACAGGTGATATTCCAGCAGAGATTTATTTGGTAAACGTAGTTGATGAACAAACTGCTTGTGCTGCCCAGGATAATGTCACTGTGAACAGTAGTGCTTTTAATCTTACTTCAGCAGTGAATGTAGAATGTGAAGAAGGAACCAACTCTATTTTAGTAGGGAATCTTCCTTCTGGAATGTTTGATTTTGAAATCACAAATACTGAAACAAATCAAACGGAAGTAAGATCAAATATTTCTTCTGATGCTTCCGGGGAAGTTTTATTAGATGGGTTGATTTATGGTAATTATAATGTTTCAGTTGAACATGTAGCGTGTAATTATTCATTTACAGATCTACTAATAGAAAATCCATCTAATTTTGAGATTGATGTTCAGCCTGAATCAACTGTAATTTGTCGAGCAGCCGGAGAAACTTTTACAGTAGATGCAGTGTTTCTGGTAGGAGATAATACAAATAAAACCTTTAGCTGGTTCAGGGATGGAGTTGCTTTTCCAAATGGCAACACTCAATCAATTGAAATATCTCAATCAGGTGACTATAGTGTAGAAGTTACTGATGCCTCAGGTTGTACTGTAGCAGATGCTGAATTTATTGAAGTCAATAATAATCCTTCAGCAATCATAAATCAGGATGGTAATGCTTGTGAAGGAGAGGTTGTATTATTAGCCTCTGCAAGTCCCACTACTGAAAATTATGCCTTCAGATGGATGCGTCCTGATGGAACAACAGCTACCGGTCCCTCATTAACCATAACTGACCCGGCTGCTTCGGGAACTTATAGTTTAACAGCGATAAGTGTAACTACAGGCTGTGAAAACCAATTATCAACTGATGTTGAGGTTTATGAACCATTAGAAGTTTTTGCATCGCCAAACTCTGTACAATGTAATGATGGAAGTGATGTTTCTTTTATTGCACAAGCGAATAAAACCAATGTTACGTATGAGTGGTTTGGTGTTAATGGGAATCCGATACCTGACACTAATTCGCCTACTTTTGAAACAAATGCTGAAGGTGGTGTGATTTCGGTTGAAGTTACCGATGAGAATGGTTGCTCAGTAAGAGAAAACCTGGTTATCAACCGTAATCCTGTCGGAACTAGTGAGCTTCAGGACAGAGCTGAGATTTGTTCATTTATTGGAAGTGAAAATCCTGAATTATCAACGACAACTTTAATTGCTGATCTTGATAATGAATTCCTGACCTACCAGTGGTTTTATGAGGGTACTCCGGTTGGTACTAATACTCCGGAATACACAACTGAAGTAGGGAGACCTGGAGGGGAATATTCAGTATCAATGGAAAATGTTTTTGGATGTGTGGTTACTGATTCTGTAATAGTAGAAGACAATTGCACACCTACATTTGGTGCTCCAAATGCTATCAGACCAAATAGCAGCGTGGATGATAATCAACGGTTTAAAATCTTTCCGAGATTTGTATCTCCTGATGATTTTGAACTCGTAATCTACAACCGATGGGGAGAATTGATTTACTATACCAATGATATAGATTTTGAATGGGATGCAACCCATAACGGGAAAGATGTTCCGGTTGGATCATATGTTTATGTAGCTACTTTTAAAAGTGAATTCGATGACGGAGAATATTATAATCAACGGGGTGGTGTAACAGTTTTGAGATAA
- a CDS encoding Rid family hydrolase gives METIKKHSDNVLSAPDAIITENFLFCSAQIPLDHNNGRLSGNDIESQTLQVMLNLREVLELKQLNFVDLVKTTIFVTDIAEISKIKRTYESFFKLQQPVCSVIEVNRLPMAAKIAIEAIAKL, from the coding sequence ATGGAAACTATAAAAAAGCACTCAGACAATGTTCTATCAGCACCTGATGCGATAATTACAGAAAACTTTTTATTCTGTTCTGCTCAAATCCCGCTTGACCATAATAATGGTCGCTTGTCAGGTAACGATATTGAAAGTCAAACATTGCAAGTAATGTTAAACTTAAGGGAAGTTCTCGAATTAAAACAGTTAAACTTCGTGGACCTGGTCAAAACGACAATATTCGTTACAGATATTGCTGAGATCTCAAAGATTAAAAGAACATATGAATCTTTCTTTAAACTTCAACAGCCAGTATGTTCTGTAATTGAAGTTAACAGATTGCCAATGGCTGCTAAAATCGCTATTGAAGCAATTGCTAAACTTTAA
- a CDS encoding NUDIX hydrolase produces MVFELPLVLDQINITDPKEKEYLKLMLRLHFKEPKAYSRESLKAHFTASAILIDSAAENILLLHHKKLDRWLQPGGHADGNKCLPEVSMKELHEETNAVSAKLMNIIPFDLDIHTIPENKNEPEHQHYDLRFLWITDNLNEVRSNKESKGLKWIPVKELAEFTGGESSFVRIQKKIISIQKNLLETQGA; encoded by the coding sequence ATGGTATTTGAACTTCCGCTGGTACTGGATCAAATAAATATCACAGACCCGAAAGAGAAGGAGTATTTAAAATTGATGCTAAGGTTACATTTTAAAGAGCCCAAGGCCTATAGCAGGGAGTCTTTAAAGGCACATTTTACTGCATCGGCGATATTGATTGATTCGGCAGCTGAAAACATCCTTTTACTTCATCATAAAAAACTAGACCGTTGGCTACAACCAGGGGGGCATGCAGATGGTAATAAATGCTTACCGGAAGTTTCGATGAAGGAATTACATGAAGAAACTAACGCTGTCAGCGCAAAGCTGATGAATATTATTCCTTTCGATCTGGATATTCATACAATTCCAGAAAACAAGAATGAACCTGAACATCAACATTATGATTTGAGGTTTTTATGGATAACTGATAATTTGAATGAGGTAAGAAGCAATAAGGAATCTAAGGGATTAAAGTGGATTCCTGTTAAAGAGTTGGCAGAGTTTACGGGTGGTGAAAGTTCCTTTGTCAGAATTCAAAAAAAAATAATTAGTATTCAAAAGAACCTTTTGGAAACTCAAGGAGCTTAG
- a CDS encoding tetratricopeptide repeat-containing sensor histidine kinase produces MKSVFLYFISFFFISVFPYKGFAQVDRFFFEELDYGDKIEAIDSLNAYAWEIKSSDISTSLDISKAVMNESILIDYTKGRAAALQTLGYLNYMLGNYSQATELYLKGLRSYEEINDVKGQVVVTNAMGLLYYQMGRKELALDYYDRAERLASDIKLYEYISRIDNNKGILYLAINQPEKALDSFEKSLVYMEQANDSRGMAYLYNNIGESHLKLNNFDSAQYYFDLSLNIKEHIKDNYGIAYTLLKSSDLYKRRGDTSKALTTLNKGIKVAQDYSGGPLLMDFYRVKYNLLKEKGRLPEALYVMEQYNNLRDSLNLKEEKLKVASLELSRQLEDKVSELNLAREVQARNKMNNLLLAGLIILLIGFIIVISLYYQQKVRANKELQELVKIKDELFTIISHDYRAPLKSLRGMLELMKMGGISDRELQFLTAEMLVRFDQTDEMLTNLLHWAKSSIDDQQLIPESFTVKQILIESVSSFDNLARQKQLDVRLDVPEEMKFITDKNAFLFIMRNLISNAMKFSKDNSIVHVNASKSNDELIIEVQDFGFGIPPEQIENLFRWKATGRSGLTQGVGIGLMLCYDLARKLNGQLTAESHPQEGSTFILRLPKINNYI; encoded by the coding sequence GTGAAAAGCGTTTTTTTATATTTTATTTCATTTTTTTTTATTTCGGTATTTCCCTATAAAGGATTTGCCCAGGTAGACCGTTTCTTTTTTGAAGAACTTGATTATGGTGATAAAATAGAAGCGATAGATTCTTTAAATGCATACGCCTGGGAGATAAAATCATCAGATATATCTACTTCCCTCGATATATCTAAAGCAGTTATGAATGAGTCTATTTTAATAGATTACACAAAAGGGAGGGCCGCAGCACTTCAAACTTTAGGATATCTTAATTATATGCTTGGTAACTACTCCCAGGCGACAGAATTGTATTTAAAAGGATTAAGATCTTATGAAGAAATCAATGATGTCAAAGGTCAGGTAGTAGTTACGAATGCCATGGGGCTACTTTATTATCAAATGGGAAGAAAGGAATTGGCTCTTGATTACTATGACAGAGCAGAGCGATTGGCGAGTGATATAAAACTGTATGAATACATTTCGAGGATTGATAACAATAAAGGGATTTTATACCTGGCTATTAATCAGCCGGAGAAAGCTCTTGATAGTTTCGAAAAGTCTTTGGTTTATATGGAACAGGCCAATGATAGCAGAGGTATGGCCTATCTTTATAACAATATAGGAGAATCACATCTGAAATTGAATAATTTTGATTCTGCACAATATTACTTCGATCTTTCTTTAAATATTAAGGAGCACATCAAGGATAATTATGGAATTGCCTATACTTTATTAAAATCTTCTGATTTATATAAGCGCAGAGGAGATACATCAAAAGCTCTTACAACACTTAATAAAGGGATAAAAGTCGCTCAGGATTATTCGGGAGGCCCGCTGCTAATGGATTTTTACCGGGTAAAGTATAATCTATTAAAAGAGAAGGGAAGGCTTCCAGAGGCATTGTATGTGATGGAGCAATACAATAATCTAAGAGATTCGCTAAATCTTAAAGAAGAAAAACTTAAGGTAGCCAGCCTTGAGTTGAGCAGGCAATTGGAGGATAAGGTAAGCGAATTGAATCTTGCGAGAGAAGTTCAGGCCAGAAATAAAATGAATAACCTTCTTCTCGCTGGATTGATCATTCTACTAATTGGTTTTATTATCGTTATATCATTGTATTACCAGCAAAAGGTAAGAGCAAACAAAGAACTCCAGGAGTTGGTAAAGATCAAAGATGAGCTGTTTACTATCATATCACACGATTATAGAGCACCTTTGAAATCTCTTAGAGGTATGCTGGAATTAATGAAAATGGGAGGTATCTCAGATAGAGAATTACAATTTCTAACGGCAGAAATGCTGGTGAGATTTGATCAGACAGATGAAATGCTCACAAATCTTTTACATTGGGCTAAAAGTAGTATCGATGATCAACAACTAATTCCGGAATCTTTTACTGTAAAGCAAATTCTAATTGAATCTGTCAGCTCTTTTGATAATCTTGCCCGGCAAAAGCAACTCGATGTCAGGCTTGATGTTCCGGAGGAAATGAAATTTATTACTGATAAGAATGCATTTTTATTTATTATGAGAAATCTCATATCGAATGCAATGAAATTTAGTAAAGATAATAGCATAGTCCATGTAAATGCCAGCAAAAGTAATGATGAGTTAATTATTGAAGTCCAGGACTTTGGTTTTGGTATCCCACCCGAACAGATAGAAAACCTATTTAGATGGAAGGCTACAGGCAGAAGTGGTCTAACTCAGGGAGTAGGTATTGGCTTAATGCTATGCTATGATCTGGCAAGAAAATTAAACGGACAACTTACCGCTGAATCTCATCCTCAGGAAGGAAGTACTTTTATTCTTCGTCTTCCTAAAATAAATAATTATATCTAA
- the rimK gene encoding 30S ribosomal protein S6--L-glutamate ligase codes for MKIVILSRNPSLYSTSRLVEAAEARGHETRVINHTKCNILIEKKNPQIFYNGEEIKDVDAIIPRIGASVTFYGTAVVRQFEMMNVFTTVDSQSLVRSRDKLRSFQVLSRAGLGLPKTVFTNYSRDVESIIEQVGGAPLIIKLLEGTQGLGVVLAETRKAASSVLEAFNGLKARVIVQEFISEAKGADIRAFVVDGRVVGAIKRQGKQGEFRSNLHRGGTAEVIELSREEEIAAVRAARSLKLGVAGVDMLQSERGPLIIEVNSSPGLEGIEKATGKDVAGEIIKFIETNS; via the coding sequence ATGAAAATTGTAATCTTATCACGCAACCCGTCTCTTTACTCGACTAGTAGATTGGTTGAGGCAGCTGAAGCCCGCGGTCATGAAACTCGAGTTATCAATCACACTAAATGTAATATTCTGATTGAAAAGAAAAACCCTCAAATTTTCTACAATGGAGAAGAGATTAAAGATGTCGATGCTATAATTCCTAGAATTGGAGCTTCAGTTACTTTTTATGGCACTGCTGTTGTGAGGCAATTTGAAATGATGAATGTTTTTACTACAGTAGATTCGCAATCATTAGTAAGGTCTCGTGATAAGCTTAGGTCCTTTCAGGTATTAAGTCGAGCAGGTTTAGGTCTTCCCAAAACCGTCTTTACAAATTATTCCAGGGATGTTGAATCTATTATTGAACAGGTAGGTGGAGCTCCTCTTATTATAAAGCTACTTGAAGGGACACAAGGTCTTGGGGTTGTTTTAGCAGAAACCAGAAAAGCTGCAAGTTCAGTATTGGAGGCTTTTAATGGGCTTAAAGCCAGAGTGATAGTTCAGGAGTTTATTTCCGAAGCAAAAGGTGCTGATATTCGTGCTTTTGTAGTGGATGGTAGAGTTGTTGGAGCAATCAAAAGGCAGGGTAAACAAGGGGAGTTCAGGTCAAATCTCCACCGGGGAGGTACTGCTGAAGTTATAGAATTATCCAGAGAAGAGGAAATAGCAGCTGTCAGGGCTGCCAGATCTTTAAAGTTGGGGGTAGCAGGTGTAGATATGCTTCAGTCGGAAAGAGGACCTCTTATTATTGAGGTGAATAGTTCTCCCGGACTCGAAGGAATCGAAAAGGCAACGGGCAAGGATGTCGCAGGTGAGATTATCAAATTTATAGAAACCAATAGCTAA
- a CDS encoding acyl-CoA dehydrogenase family protein encodes MLNKFKSIIRLVKSLDVDKVNALAQKIDFNEALSALDKLDDKQLKQMMKMLKGGDENNELPWIDGDFYNLHSTLPLEDRKVQMQVRDFMHQEVAPIINDYWRKDEFPKELIPKLAELDICGLTYQGYGCPGKSFLLEGFVAMEMAKTDTSISTFFGVQSGLCMGSIYLLGSEEQKEYWLPKLQKFEKIGAFGLTEPKVGSAVAGGLTTTVKKEGDSWILNGQKKWIGNATFSDIVIIYARDLDDGHVKGFIVETDTPGFKAEKIKDKMALRVVQNATITMENCKVPDSAKLEKANSFKDLAAVLRMTRASVAWQAVGCARGAYEYAVQYTHDRKQFGKSISSFQLIQDHLVTMLSNLTAMQNMCYRLSKMQDNGELKDEHASLAKVFCTLRTRDIVSTAREVMGGNGILLEYNVARFVADAEAIYSYEGTKEINSLIVGRAITGKSAFI; translated from the coding sequence ATGCTCAATAAATTCAAATCTATCATTCGTCTTGTAAAAAGTCTTGATGTTGATAAAGTAAATGCTTTAGCTCAAAAAATAGATTTTAACGAAGCCCTTTCAGCTTTAGATAAATTAGATGATAAGCAGCTTAAGCAAATGATGAAGATGTTAAAAGGCGGAGATGAAAATAATGAACTGCCATGGATAGATGGGGATTTTTATAATTTGCATTCTACTCTACCCCTGGAAGATAGAAAGGTGCAAATGCAGGTTAGAGATTTCATGCATCAGGAAGTAGCTCCAATTATCAATGATTATTGGCGAAAAGATGAGTTTCCTAAAGAGTTAATCCCCAAGCTAGCAGAACTAGATATCTGTGGTTTGACTTACCAGGGATATGGATGTCCAGGAAAAAGTTTTCTTTTAGAAGGATTTGTAGCTATGGAAATGGCTAAAACAGATACAAGTATTTCAACTTTTTTTGGAGTACAAAGTGGGCTCTGTATGGGGTCGATTTATCTTTTAGGATCCGAAGAGCAAAAGGAATACTGGCTGCCAAAACTACAAAAGTTTGAAAAAATAGGTGCTTTCGGACTTACAGAGCCTAAAGTAGGTTCTGCAGTAGCCGGAGGACTAACTACTACTGTTAAAAAAGAAGGAGATTCCTGGATTTTAAACGGACAAAAGAAATGGATAGGTAATGCTACGTTTTCTGATATTGTTATCATCTATGCCAGGGATCTTGATGATGGACACGTAAAGGGTTTTATAGTAGAAACAGATACACCTGGTTTTAAAGCTGAAAAGATCAAGGATAAAATGGCTCTGAGGGTCGTTCAAAATGCAACGATCACCATGGAAAACTGTAAGGTGCCTGATTCTGCTAAGCTCGAAAAAGCAAACTCTTTTAAAGATCTTGCTGCTGTATTGCGAATGACGAGGGCTTCTGTTGCGTGGCAGGCAGTAGGATGTGCACGAGGAGCCTATGAATATGCAGTTCAATATACTCATGACAGGAAGCAATTTGGTAAATCTATAAGCAGCTTTCAACTTATCCAGGACCACCTCGTTACGATGTTAAGTAATTTGACAGCCATGCAGAACATGTGTTATAGATTGTCTAAAATGCAGGATAATGGTGAATTAAAAGATGAACATGCCAGTCTTGCTAAAGTTTTTTGTACTCTAAGAACCCGTGATATTGTGAGTACAGCCAGAGAAGTGATGGGAGGAAATGGGATTTTATTAGAATATAATGTCGCCAGATTTGTTGCTGATGCTGAAGCTATTTACAGCTATGAAGGGACTAAGGAAATTAATTCACTAATTGTCGGAAGAGCAATAACAGGAAAAAGTGCATTTATTTAA